A single Pedobacter sp. PACM 27299 DNA region contains:
- a CDS encoding acyl-CoA thioesterase encodes MFTHSTKVRVRYGETDQMGYVYYGNYAEYYEVARVEMLRSLGMDYASMESSGVMMPVLELNCKYIKPALYDQEITIKTTIHELPGVRIYFVYELYNEAAELINIGKTTLVFVDMAKNKPCSPPEDFMEKLKVFFN; translated from the coding sequence ATGTTTACACACAGCACGAAAGTAAGGGTAAGATACGGTGAGACAGACCAGATGGGCTACGTATATTACGGCAATTATGCGGAATATTATGAAGTAGCAAGGGTGGAAATGTTGAGAAGCTTAGGCATGGATTACGCCAGTATGGAAAGCAGCGGCGTAATGATGCCTGTTTTAGAGCTGAACTGCAAGTACATCAAACCTGCACTGTATGACCAGGAAATCACCATTAAAACCACCATACATGAACTTCCAGGAGTCCGTATCTATTTTGTATACGAACTATATAATGAGGCAGCTGAGCTGATCAATATTGGCAAAACTACCCTGGTGTTTGTCGATATGGCAAAAAACAAACCTTGCTCCCCTCCTGAGGATTTCATGGAGAAGTTAAAGGTATTTTTTAATTAA
- the mltG gene encoding endolytic transglycosylase MltG produces MSNENEKSFKKSTKVILASLLVALVVGGYFGLKFYKVFFAPNITGKEKYVYVRTGSHLDDLFEEIRKKDILTDIGSFSQASAKMDLAQNLKPGRYKVSKGMNNRTLVNMLKAGNQDPVKLKFQNIRKKEDFAGYLAKNLEADSLAFINVLDSAALIEKYGFNKENIYTMFIPNTYEMYWNIAPIEFFEKMQKEYAKFWNDERKRKAAALNLSPIQVSVLASIVDAEALYDKEMPIIAGLYLNRLKKGILLQADPTVIFANDDFTVKRVTNKLLQVPSKYNTYKYAGLPPGPIMMPSINAIDAVLNKDDNNYIYMCAKEDFSGYHNFAVTVQEHEINAKKYREALNKRNIYK; encoded by the coding sequence ATGTCAAACGAAAACGAGAAAAGCTTTAAGAAAAGTACTAAAGTAATATTGGCCAGCTTGCTGGTTGCATTGGTAGTTGGTGGTTATTTTGGCCTGAAATTCTACAAAGTGTTTTTTGCGCCTAACATCACTGGTAAGGAAAAATACGTGTATGTAAGAACGGGAAGCCATTTAGATGACCTATTTGAGGAAATCCGCAAGAAAGATATATTAACAGATATCGGATCTTTTAGTCAGGCATCTGCAAAGATGGATCTTGCACAAAACTTGAAACCTGGTCGCTATAAAGTGAGCAAGGGAATGAACAACCGAACTTTGGTGAACATGCTGAAAGCTGGTAACCAGGACCCTGTGAAATTAAAGTTCCAGAACATCAGGAAGAAAGAAGATTTTGCTGGTTATCTGGCAAAAAATCTGGAAGCTGACTCCTTAGCTTTCATCAACGTACTGGATTCTGCAGCGTTAATTGAGAAGTACGGATTCAATAAAGAAAACATTTATACGATGTTTATTCCAAATACTTACGAAATGTACTGGAACATTGCGCCGATTGAGTTTTTCGAGAAAATGCAAAAAGAATATGCGAAGTTCTGGAATGATGAGCGTAAGCGTAAAGCTGCGGCATTAAACCTAAGCCCTATTCAGGTTTCTGTATTGGCTTCTATCGTAGATGCGGAGGCTTTATACGACAAAGAGATGCCAATCATCGCTGGATTATATTTGAACAGGTTAAAAAAGGGAATTTTGCTTCAGGCAGATCCAACGGTAATCTTTGCAAACGATGATTTCACGGTAAAAAGGGTAACCAATAAACTATTACAGGTTCCTTCTAAATACAATACTTACAAATATGCTGGTTTACCTCCAGGGCCAATCATGATGCCTAGTATCAATGCTATCGATGCTGTATTGAACAAAGACGACAACAATTACATCTATATGTGTGCCAAGGAAGACTTCTCTGGTTACCATAATTTTGCAGTGACGGTTCAGGAACATGAGATCAATGCGAAAAAATATAGAGAAGCTTTGAACAAACGTAATATTTACAAATAG
- a CDS encoding PASTA domain-containing protein: MSKFISYLKTKSFRTNIIAAIVTVVIIILAAFFSLRYYTKHGQGLNVPAVKGLSFTQAVSKLEALGLRYEVDSVFVMDSPPGIVIDQDPEASTFVKDNRTIYLTVNVAMAPNVKFPDIEFKPLRQAQALIESFGLKLGDTTYKSDQARDVVLEALFGGQPIKAGESMPKGSRIDLVLGDGRGNEEVDIPSLIGLTMDEARFALKNGAMLSLGNVYYEGEITDTANAVIVKQDPFLTDSVTKVKIGTPVNITLSNKK; encoded by the coding sequence ATGAGCAAATTTATATCTTACCTAAAGACTAAATCCTTTAGAACCAACATCATTGCTGCGATAGTTACGGTAGTGATCATTATCCTGGCGGCTTTCTTTAGTTTAAGATATTACACCAAACATGGTCAGGGCTTAAATGTTCCGGCAGTCAAAGGACTATCTTTCACGCAGGCAGTGAGCAAGTTAGAAGCACTGGGACTTCGTTACGAAGTAGATTCCGTATTTGTAATGGATTCGCCTCCAGGTATTGTAATCGACCAGGATCCTGAAGCCAGCACTTTTGTAAAAGACAACCGTACTATTTATTTAACTGTAAATGTAGCTATGGCTCCGAATGTTAAATTTCCGGATATAGAGTTTAAACCTTTGAGACAGGCACAAGCTTTGATTGAGAGTTTCGGACTAAAACTGGGAGATACTACTTATAAATCCGATCAGGCCAGAGACGTAGTATTGGAAGCTTTATTTGGCGGACAGCCGATTAAAGCTGGAGAATCCATGCCTAAAGGATCCAGGATTGATTTAGTTTTAGGTGATGGAAGAGGAAACGAAGAAGTGGATATCCCTTCATTAATTGGATTAACGATGGATGAAGCGAGATTTGCCTTAAAGAATGGCGCGATGCTGAGTTTAGGAAACGTGTATTATGAAGGCGAAATTACGGATACAGCAAATGCAGTGATCGTAAAACAGGATCCTTTTTTAACGGATTCCGTAACGAAAGTTAAAATCGGTACCCCAGTAAACATTACCTTGTCCAATAAAAAGTAA
- a CDS encoding D-alanine--D-alanine ligase, with translation MKKTLALLTGGTTGEWVISVKSAATIAQNLDADKFDVYKIMLSQQGWFYEPADSVKIEVDRNDFSLNIKGRKVTFDGVFIAIHGSPGEDGKLQGYFDMLNLPYTACDALTSAITMNKGYTKAIVQGIENLHVAKSVQIFKNVAYNVEQIKRDLKIPYFVKPNNGGSSIGMSKVKHGADLEKAIEKAFKEDDQLLIEEFISGREFTVGVVKLDGKLVVLPATEVETAKEFFDFEAKYTPGVAKETTPAPIRPETKARVEQIAKDVYMKLNCSGVVRIDFILTEDEGDFYFIEVNTIPGQTATSFIPQQVAAAGMKLNDFYTKLLKETIG, from the coding sequence ATGAAGAAAACATTAGCATTACTAACCGGTGGGACCACAGGTGAATGGGTCATCTCGGTTAAAAGTGCCGCCACTATCGCCCAAAATCTAGATGCCGATAAGTTTGATGTTTATAAAATCATGCTCAGTCAGCAAGGTTGGTTTTATGAGCCGGCAGACTCAGTGAAAATTGAAGTAGACAGAAATGACTTCTCCTTAAACATTAAAGGTCGAAAAGTTACTTTTGATGGGGTTTTTATTGCCATTCATGGCTCCCCAGGTGAAGATGGTAAATTACAAGGCTATTTCGACATGCTAAACCTTCCTTATACCGCTTGTGATGCGCTAACTTCTGCAATCACAATGAATAAAGGATATACCAAAGCAATTGTTCAGGGCATAGAAAATCTACATGTAGCAAAGTCTGTGCAAATTTTCAAGAATGTTGCTTACAATGTAGAGCAAATCAAAAGAGATCTTAAAATTCCTTATTTCGTTAAGCCAAATAATGGCGGAAGCAGCATAGGGATGAGCAAAGTAAAACATGGTGCTGATCTGGAAAAAGCAATTGAAAAAGCTTTTAAAGAAGACGATCAGCTGCTGATTGAAGAGTTTATTTCCGGTAGGGAATTTACAGTAGGGGTAGTGAAATTGGATGGCAAACTAGTTGTGCTTCCAGCAACAGAAGTGGAAACTGCAAAAGAGTTTTTTGATTTTGAAGCCAAATACACTCCTGGAGTAGCTAAAGAAACTACGCCGGCTCCAATCAGACCAGAAACGAAAGCCAGAGTAGAGCAAATTGCCAAAGATGTGTATATGAAGCTAAACTGCAGTGGCGTGGTGCGTATAGATTTTATCCTAACGGAAGATGAAGGTGATTTTTACTTCATTGAGGTCAATACCATCCCAGGACAAACCGCTACCAGCTTTATTCCTCAGCAAGTAGCCGCAGCGGGAATGAAACTAAATGATTTTTATACCAAACTCCTGAAAGAAACGATAGGTTAA
- a CDS encoding DUF3575 domain-containing protein has translation MKKTFTKTMFICGVAALSFSATNSFAQQTNTSQDEENTESKNLVKWNVAAVALKTYSFQYERAVGKKMSVSLGFRMMPKSHVPFSSTFKSLIDDDKTWESIKDFKTGNFAITPEFRYYVGQNVFRGFYVAPFARYSRYNVAVPYHYEATFSNGTSSTTIKDRIDMDGSISTLTAGVLFGAQWKLSKAIYLDWWILGPNYGSASGSISGKKALSDDEQKALREALTDLDDLPLVHTKSTVDGNGAKIDFSGPWAGVRSGLSIGYRF, from the coding sequence ATGAAAAAAACCTTTACTAAAACCATGTTCATCTGCGGTGTGGCGGCACTTAGCTTTTCAGCGACCAATAGTTTCGCCCAGCAGACCAATACAAGTCAGGACGAGGAAAACACGGAATCTAAAAACCTGGTAAAATGGAATGTGGCGGCTGTAGCTTTAAAGACTTATTCCTTCCAGTATGAACGTGCTGTGGGCAAGAAAATGTCTGTTTCCTTAGGATTCAGGATGATGCCAAAATCTCATGTTCCCTTCAGTTCTACTTTCAAAAGTCTGATTGATGACGATAAAACCTGGGAAAGCATTAAGGATTTCAAAACCGGCAACTTCGCGATCACGCCAGAGTTTAGGTATTATGTAGGTCAGAATGTATTCCGTGGCTTTTACGTGGCACCATTTGCAAGGTATTCAAGGTACAATGTGGCTGTTCCATACCATTACGAAGCTACTTTCAGTAATGGCACAAGCAGTACAACAATTAAGGATAGAATTGACATGGACGGCAGTATCAGTACCCTGACAGCAGGAGTGCTTTTTGGTGCGCAATGGAAACTGAGTAAAGCAATTTATCTGGATTGGTGGATTTTAGGTCCTAATTACGGATCTGCTTCTGGCAGTATTTCTGGTAAGAAAGCATTGAGTGATGATGAACAAAAAGCATTAAGAGAGGCCTTGACGGATCTGGATGATCTTCCTCTAGTGCACACAAAATCTACGGTAGACGGCAATGGTGCTAAAATTGATTTTAGTGGTCCATGGGCAGGAGTAAGATCTGGCTTGAGTATCGGCTACCGTTTCTAA
- a CDS encoding MATE family efflux transporter has protein sequence MSAPQAASRSKLSRIISLLKQALKGEDLDFTQGSIRKGVLLLAIPMMLEMAMESVFALVDLYFVGHLPNSSHAIQTVGLTESVLTIIYSLAIGMSMAATAVVARRIGEKNPEAATKAGVQAILIAVFFNLIISVLGVIYAADILMLMGASAETAAHGTHFTQIMMGGSVIIVLLFLINGIFRGAGNAAIAMKSLWIANIANIILCPILINGLGPIPAFGLTGAAIATTIGRSMGVGYQIWHLVSGKGLLKVHLSYLKPHFEQMKALLKIATPGIFQFIIASCSWIFLAQLVATTGGDHGSAGYQTALRLMMFFMLPAWGMSNAAATLVGQNLGAKHLQRAIDSVMKTAKYIVVYMVLVMAFTFIGGYYFISFFTNDQLVQEVALHALQIMSLGYIFYGIGMVLVSTFNGAGDTWTPTWVNFFGFWLFQIPLAFLLAKHFEMGPTGVFIAIPVAEVGIAIVGYILFKKGRWKTIQV, from the coding sequence ATGTCAGCACCACAAGCAGCTTCAAGGAGCAAGCTATCTAGGATTATATCACTTTTAAAACAAGCTTTAAAAGGCGAAGACCTTGATTTTACGCAGGGAAGTATCCGTAAAGGGGTGCTTTTATTGGCCATTCCGATGATGTTGGAAATGGCAATGGAATCTGTATTTGCACTGGTAGACTTATATTTTGTAGGACACCTGCCCAATAGCAGTCACGCGATACAGACTGTAGGATTAACAGAATCGGTATTGACCATTATTTACTCTCTAGCTATCGGAATGAGTATGGCTGCAACTGCGGTAGTAGCGAGAAGAATCGGGGAGAAAAACCCGGAGGCGGCAACAAAAGCAGGTGTTCAGGCGATCCTGATCGCCGTCTTCTTTAACCTCATCATTAGCGTCTTAGGGGTAATTTACGCTGCTGACATCCTGATGCTGATGGGTGCTTCTGCAGAAACCGCCGCTCATGGAACACATTTTACTCAGATCATGATGGGTGGAAGTGTGATCATTGTATTGCTCTTCCTGATCAATGGAATTTTCAGAGGCGCAGGAAATGCGGCTATAGCCATGAAAAGTCTATGGATCGCAAATATTGCCAACATCATTCTATGTCCTATTCTGATCAACGGATTGGGTCCTATCCCTGCTTTTGGTTTAACTGGTGCAGCCATTGCCACCACTATAGGAAGAAGTATGGGTGTAGGGTATCAAATCTGGCATCTGGTAAGCGGCAAAGGACTTTTAAAGGTGCACTTATCCTACTTAAAGCCACATTTTGAGCAAATGAAGGCCTTATTAAAGATTGCTACGCCTGGTATATTCCAATTCATTATTGCTTCCTGCAGCTGGATCTTCTTAGCACAGTTGGTAGCCACTACAGGTGGTGATCATGGCTCTGCCGGCTATCAAACTGCTTTAAGGCTGATGATGTTTTTCATGCTCCCTGCCTGGGGGATGAGTAATGCGGCGGCAACTTTGGTAGGTCAGAATCTAGGGGCAAAACACTTGCAGCGCGCGATAGATTCGGTGATGAAAACTGCAAAATACATTGTAGTCTATATGGTACTGGTGATGGCCTTTACTTTCATTGGCGGTTATTATTTCATCTCTTTTTTCACTAATGATCAATTGGTACAAGAGGTTGCACTTCATGCGCTCCAGATTATGAGCCTGGGTTATATCTTTTATGGCATCGGAATGGTGCTGGTTAGCACGTTTAACGGGGCTGGCGATACCTGGACACCTACCTGGGTTAACTTTTTCGGGTTCTGGTTATTTCAGATTCCATTGGCATTTTTATTGGCAAAACACTTTGAGATGGGCCCTACCGGGGTATTCATTGCGATCCCTGTTGCAGAGGTAGGCATCGCCATTGTGGGATATATCCTATTTAAAAAGGGAAGGTGGAAAACTATTCAGGTTTAA
- a CDS encoding Hsp20/alpha crystallin family protein: MSLVKFNNGAKNTELMNDFNDVLGSIFTDALLPNHLITKMPAVNISETNDQYHIEMAVPGLKKEDFKVNLEGDVLTISAEVKKEEKKEDKQYKKQEFSYTSFLRSFTLPDSVDVASINATYNDGVLVIEVAKKEEAKNAVRQIEIK; this comes from the coding sequence ATGTCACTAGTAAAATTTAATAATGGAGCAAAAAACACTGAATTAATGAACGATTTCAATGATGTTCTCGGTTCAATATTTACCGATGCTTTATTGCCAAATCACCTGATTACTAAAATGCCTGCTGTGAACATTAGTGAGACTAATGATCAGTACCACATTGAAATGGCGGTTCCAGGTTTGAAAAAAGAAGATTTTAAAGTGAACCTGGAAGGAGATGTATTGACCATCTCTGCAGAAGTTAAAAAAGAAGAGAAAAAAGAAGATAAGCAATATAAGAAACAAGAATTCAGCTATACTTCTTTCTTACGTTCTTTCACCTTGCCTGATTCAGTAGATGTTGCAAGTATTAATGCAACCTATAATGATGGTGTATTGGTGATTGAAGTTGCTAAAAAAGAAGAAGCTAAAAACGCAGTTCGTCAGATTGAAATTAAATAA
- a CDS encoding acyl-CoA thioesterase has protein sequence MEKNEYSIFQTELKVRPDDIDMFQHVHNSKYFDYVLSARYDQMEEFYKMSMESFLESGYGWVVRTAHVDFKRPLILGDVILIRTGILTINEKGCRVQFEMENKRTKKIAADGWFDYVMIDTKTGKGCKVTEEMIQAYSI, from the coding sequence ATGGAAAAGAACGAATACAGCATATTTCAAACTGAATTAAAAGTACGCCCAGATGATATAGATATGTTCCAGCATGTGCACAATAGTAAGTATTTCGACTATGTACTCTCTGCACGTTACGACCAGATGGAAGAATTTTACAAGATGTCTATGGAGTCTTTCCTGGAAAGTGGTTATGGCTGGGTAGTACGTACTGCGCATGTAGACTTTAAACGCCCGCTGATTTTAGGGGATGTAATTCTGATCCGCACCGGAATCTTAACGATCAATGAAAAAGGCTGCAGGGTACAGTTCGAAATGGAAAACAAACGTACCAAAAAGATTGCTGCTGATGGCTGGTTTGATTATGTGATGATCGACACGAAAACTGGAAAAGGCTGTAAAGTAACAGAAGAGATGATTCAGGCTTACAGTATATAA
- the rpsO gene encoding 30S ribosomal protein S15 — translation MYLSKEKKAEIFKTHGEVETNTGSAEGQVALFTYRIAHLTEHLKKNRKDFSTQLSLQKLVGKRRGILAYLFKKDINRYRAVIKALGLRDIIKPLGSTRDSK, via the coding sequence ATGTATTTAAGTAAAGAAAAGAAAGCCGAAATCTTCAAAACACACGGCGAAGTAGAAACCAACACTGGTTCTGCTGAAGGTCAAGTAGCATTGTTTACTTACCGTATTGCACATTTAACTGAGCACTTAAAGAAAAATCGTAAAGATTTCTCTACTCAGTTATCTCTACAAAAATTAGTAGGTAAACGCCGTGGTATTTTGGCATATCTATTTAAAAAAGATATCAATCGTTACCGTGCTGTTATCAAAGCTTTAGGCTTAAGGGACATTATCAAACCTTTAGGTTCAACTAGAGACAGCAAATAA
- the pnp gene encoding polyribonucleotide nucleotidyltransferase — MNVIKKSFDLGDGRIIEIETGKLAKQADGSVVVKMGDTMLLATVVSSVGAKAGVDFLPLSVDYQEKYAAAGRIPGGFLRREARLSDYEVLISRLVDRALRPMFPEDYHSDTQVMISLISSDKNIMPDCLAGLAASAALAVSDIPFNGPISEVRVAKIDGKFIINPYVSDLERATMEFLVAGTESDIVMVEGEADEISEADMVEAIEFAHKAIVIQVQAQKELAELVGKTVKRTYSHENSNPELRASVFAATYDKVYAVAKSNTSKGERTDAFSAILAEFVATLGEDIDDVTSFLAKKYFHDVQYDAIRNLVLDEGIRLDGRDVRTVRPIWSEVSYLPSAHGSAVFTRGETQALTTVTLGSKDDEQMIDGAFINGYNKFLLHYNFPGFSTGEVRPNRGAGRREIGHGNLAMRSLKKVLPGLEENPYTIRIVSDILESNGSSSMATVCAGTLALMDAGIKIKAPVSGIAMGLITDEKTGKYAILSDILGDEDHLGDMDFKVTGTEKGIVACQMDLKINGLKWEVLTNALNQAKDARLHILNEMKKTISAPREDYKDHAPRIVSLTIDKEFIGAVIGPGGKIIQEMQRETGASISIEEVGNKGIVEIFADNKAAIDAAVGRINAIAAKPDIGATYDGKVKSIMPFGAFVEIMPGKDGLLHISEIDWTRLETMDGVFKEGDRIQVKLLDIDKQGKMKLSRKALLPRPAKPEGTAENTPA; from the coding sequence ATGAATGTAATAAAAAAATCGTTCGACCTGGGCGACGGAAGAATTATCGAAATTGAAACAGGAAAATTAGCAAAACAAGCTGATGGTTCTGTAGTTGTTAAAATGGGAGACACCATGTTATTAGCTACTGTAGTATCTTCAGTAGGTGCTAAAGCGGGTGTAGATTTCTTACCATTATCAGTAGATTATCAAGAGAAATATGCTGCCGCTGGCCGTATTCCTGGAGGTTTCTTACGTCGTGAAGCAAGATTGTCAGACTATGAAGTTTTAATTTCTCGTTTGGTTGACCGTGCTTTACGTCCAATGTTCCCTGAAGATTACCACTCTGATACTCAGGTGATGATCTCTTTGATCTCTTCTGACAAAAATATTATGCCAGACTGTTTAGCTGGATTAGCTGCTTCAGCTGCACTTGCAGTTTCAGATATCCCTTTCAACGGGCCGATCTCTGAAGTACGTGTTGCTAAAATTGACGGTAAATTTATCATCAACCCTTATGTAAGTGATTTAGAACGCGCAACTATGGAATTCCTTGTTGCCGGTACTGAAAGCGATATCGTGATGGTAGAAGGTGAAGCTGATGAAATCTCAGAAGCTGACATGGTGGAAGCAATTGAGTTCGCTCATAAAGCCATCGTGATTCAGGTTCAAGCTCAAAAAGAATTAGCTGAATTAGTAGGTAAGACGGTTAAACGTACTTATTCTCATGAAAACAGTAATCCTGAGTTGAGAGCATCAGTATTCGCAGCTACTTACGATAAAGTATATGCAGTTGCAAAAAGCAATACAAGTAAAGGTGAGCGTACTGACGCTTTCTCTGCTATCCTTGCTGAATTTGTAGCTACTTTAGGTGAAGACATCGATGATGTAACTTCATTCTTAGCTAAAAAATATTTCCATGATGTACAGTATGATGCAATTCGTAACCTGGTATTAGATGAAGGAATTCGTTTAGACGGTCGTGATGTGCGTACCGTACGTCCAATCTGGTCTGAAGTAAGTTACCTTCCTTCTGCTCACGGTTCTGCAGTTTTCACTCGTGGTGAAACTCAAGCATTAACTACAGTTACTTTAGGTTCTAAAGACGACGAGCAAATGATTGATGGAGCATTCATCAATGGGTATAACAAATTCTTACTACACTATAACTTCCCTGGATTCTCTACTGGCGAGGTTCGCCCGAACAGAGGTGCTGGTCGTCGTGAAATTGGTCATGGTAACTTAGCCATGCGTTCATTGAAGAAAGTATTACCAGGATTAGAAGAAAACCCATACACGATTCGTATCGTTTCTGATATCTTAGAATCTAATGGTTCTTCCTCTATGGCAACTGTTTGTGCTGGTACATTAGCATTAATGGATGCAGGTATTAAAATCAAAGCACCAGTATCTGGTATCGCTATGGGATTAATCACTGATGAGAAAACTGGTAAATATGCGATCCTTTCAGATATCTTAGGTGATGAAGATCATTTAGGTGATATGGACTTTAAAGTAACTGGTACTGAAAAAGGTATCGTTGCTTGTCAGATGGACTTAAAAATCAATGGTTTGAAATGGGAAGTTTTAACTAACGCCCTTAACCAAGCTAAAGATGCTCGTTTACACATCTTAAACGAAATGAAGAAAACGATTTCTGCACCACGTGAAGACTACAAAGATCACGCGCCACGTATCGTTTCTCTAACAATTGATAAAGAATTTATTGGTGCTGTAATCGGCCCAGGCGGTAAAATTATCCAGGAAATGCAACGCGAAACCGGAGCATCTATCTCTATCGAAGAAGTAGGTAACAAAGGTATCGTTGAAATCTTTGCTGATAATAAAGCGGCTATTGATGCTGCAGTAGGTCGTATCAATGCGATTGCTGCTAAACCAGACATAGGTGCTACTTATGATGGTAAAGTGAAATCTATCATGCCATTCGGTGCATTCGTAGAAATCATGCCAGGAAAAGACGGATTATTACACATCTCTGAGATCGACTGGACTCGTTTAGAAACGATGGACGGTGTGTTCAAAGAAGGTGATAGAATTCAAGTGAAACTTTTGGATATTGACAAACAAGGAAAAATGAAACTTTCTAGAAAAGCTTTATTGCCTCGTCCAGCTAAACCAGAAGGAACTGCAGAAAACACTCCTGCATAA
- the rpe gene encoding ribulose-phosphate 3-epimerase — protein MKHLIAPSVLSADFANLQRDIEMINSSAADWFHVDVMDGVFVPNISFGFPVMEAIKKYATKPLDVHLMIVNPDQYIERFAEAGAAVITVHYEACVHLHRTVQAIHAAGCKAGVAINPHTPVALLKDILADLDLVLVMSVNPGFGGQKFIPNTLNKLRELKAMALRLNPDLIIEVDGGVGIHNLGDLIEAGAAAFVAGNAIFGASNPMEMIADMKNLKTLPSA, from the coding sequence ATGAAACACCTCATCGCCCCATCTGTACTTTCTGCTGACTTTGCAAACCTTCAAAGAGATATTGAAATGATCAACTCCAGTGCCGCAGATTGGTTCCATGTGGATGTGATGGATGGCGTTTTTGTGCCGAATATCTCTTTCGGATTTCCAGTCATGGAAGCGATTAAGAAATATGCAACCAAACCATTGGATGTACATTTGATGATCGTTAACCCTGATCAGTATATTGAGCGTTTCGCGGAAGCAGGTGCCGCAGTGATCACCGTGCACTACGAAGCCTGTGTACACCTTCACCGTACCGTACAAGCGATTCATGCGGCAGGATGTAAGGCTGGCGTAGCGATTAACCCGCATACGCCTGTGGCCCTGTTAAAGGATATCCTTGCAGATTTAGACCTGGTCCTGGTGATGTCGGTAAACCCTGGTTTTGGCGGACAAAAGTTCATTCCCAATACGCTCAACAAGCTGAGAGAATTGAAAGCAATGGCCTTGCGATTGAACCCGGATCTGATCATCGAAGTAGATGGTGGGGTAGGGATTCATAACCTCGGAGATTTAATCGAAGCAGGTGCTGCGGCATTTGTTGCCGGTAATGCCATCTTCGGCGCCTCAAACCCAATGGAAATGATTGCCGATATGAAAAATCTGAAAACTTTGCCTAGCGCCTAA
- the serC gene encoding 3-phosphoserine/phosphohydroxythreonine transaminase: MRHNFGAGPCILPQEVFKQASQAVLDFKDGLSILEISHRTPEFEGVVEEAGKLVKELLNVPAGYSVLFLQGGASLQFAMVPMNLLPEGQTASYLETGVWANKAIKEVVNFGTANIVASSKSSNYTFVPKGYNIPEDSAYFHCTSNNTIYGTEMFELPETKVPVVCDMSSDIMSRVIDVAQYDLIYAGAQKNIGPAGLTVVIVKDEILGKSGRKIPSMLDYKVHIEGGSMYNTPPVFSIYVAMLNLRWLKSKGGVAEIEKENIAKARALYAEIDRNPLFKGTCAVEDRSKMNVCFVMENPELEKPFLKFAEENGIEGIKGHRSVGGFRASMYNALPITSVHTLIELMQIFAEKNQ, from the coding sequence ATGAGACATAATTTCGGCGCTGGACCCTGTATCCTACCACAGGAAGTTTTCAAGCAAGCATCACAAGCAGTACTTGATTTTAAAGACGGCTTGTCTATTCTGGAGATCTCACACCGCACACCTGAATTCGAAGGTGTTGTGGAAGAGGCCGGAAAGTTGGTTAAAGAATTGTTAAATGTTCCTGCCGGTTATTCCGTTCTCTTTTTACAAGGTGGTGCGAGTTTGCAATTTGCAATGGTTCCTATGAACTTATTGCCTGAAGGCCAAACCGCCAGTTATCTGGAGACAGGAGTATGGGCAAATAAAGCGATCAAAGAGGTCGTTAATTTTGGAACTGCAAATATTGTAGCTTCTTCAAAATCATCAAACTATACTTTCGTTCCTAAGGGGTATAACATTCCTGAAGATAGTGCTTATTTTCATTGTACTTCCAACAACACCATTTATGGAACGGAAATGTTCGAATTGCCGGAAACAAAAGTTCCTGTAGTTTGCGACATGTCTTCTGACATTATGAGCAGAGTGATCGACGTAGCTCAATACGATCTGATCTATGCGGGTGCACAGAAAAATATCGGCCCTGCCGGCTTAACTGTAGTCATCGTGAAAGACGAGATCTTAGGTAAATCAGGTAGAAAGATCCCTTCTATGTTAGACTATAAAGTGCATATCGAAGGTGGTTCTATGTACAATACGCCTCCTGTATTTTCTATCTATGTAGCGATGTTAAACCTTCGCTGGTTGAAATCTAAAGGCGGTGTTGCAGAGATCGAAAAAGAAAACATTGCTAAAGCAAGAGCTTTGTATGCAGAGATCGATAGAAACCCATTGTTTAAAGGTACCTGTGCAGTAGAAGACCGTTCAAAAATGAATGTTTGTTTTGTGATGGAGAATCCGGAATTAGAGAAACCATTCTTGAAATTTGCTGAAGAAAACGGTATAGAAGGTATCAAAGGCCATAGAAGCGTAGGTGGTTTCAGAGCCTCTATGTACAACGCATTGCCGATTACCAGCGTACATACTTTAATTGAATTAATGCAGATTTTTGCAGAGAAAAACCAATAA